The Tissierellales bacterium nucleotide sequence AATGAGAGAAAGAACAATATTTGCCATATTAGCGATAATAGTACTAATTATTATTCCTATAGAAAAGAGTGCAGATTATGAGGAAAAAGCACCTATTTCAATGAGTTGCATGAACGTAGAAAGAGAAGTGAGGACTATACTAGGCAAACGAGATGGAGATATTTCAAAAAAAGACTTGAAGAAAATAAGAACGCTAAATATAGAATCTATGTTAGTCGAGAGATTAGCAGATATAGAAAAAATGCCAAATTTACAAAAATTAGTACTTGTAGAAACCTGCACAGACAATTTGAAAGCTCTAAATAACAATAAAAGTTTGAAATCATTAGATATTTCAAAAAATGAACTTACAGATACAGAGCTAAATGAACTATCTGACTTGGACAATTTAGAAGAAATATACATAAGTTACAACAAAATAAGCGATATAAGCGCATTAGCAAAATTTAAAAATCTAAGAATAATATTTGCAGATCACAATTATATAAATGATTTTACTGCTCTAGAAAGTTTAGAAAATCTTGAGAGATTGGTCATAAGCGGAAATAATGTGAGAAATGAAGTAAAACTTCCTAATTTGCCGAATTTAGAGGTTATAAATGATGAAGATTCAACATATGAAGATATAGAAGTACAGAAAATGGGATTGAAGTATCAGTATCTAAATGAGACTGATAAGGCGATAACCTATGATAACGAAAGTTTCAATCGAGAAATAGAATATTTAAAAAGCTATGGGGAGTATATCTATTTAAATCCTAAATTGAGACAAAAAAGCAAAGAGGCATACAAATTATATGTAGGCATGAAAGAGTTACTTGAAAAAGATAGTAGGCTAGACGATGAGTTCAAACTCAGAGTATTGTCTAAGAGATATGCATACAGAGATGATTTTGGAGTATACGATATAGAAATACCATATGAAGTAAAATTCATAAATAAAGATTTATAGACAAAATAATAGGATGTGATCTTGTGAAAAATAAAATGAAATTCATAACATTATTAATAGTAGCCGTAGCTGTAATTTTTGTGGGATATAAGAAATTTGAGGTAGTAGCGTTTGAAAATGTATTTCTCGAAGATGCGGTGAGAGCCGAGGTAGATAAGCCATTTGGAGACGTACTAAAATCAGATTTAAAATTGATAGAGCATTTAGATGCAACAGGATTTCATATCAAAAAATTAGGGCCAATAAAATATATGACTAATTTAAAAATACTAGAATTAGATAGAAATGAAATAGACGATTTTAGTGACCTTTCTAATATGAAGCAATTAATAAGTTTAGCTATACGTCATTGCAATCTAGAATCTATAGATTTTTTGCGCGGGATGAATACGTTAGAAGATTTGTATTTTGATTTTAATTCAGTTAAAGACATAAGCGTTCTATCGGAGCTTGAAAGTTTAGAAACCATATATATGAATGAAAATGAAGTGGAGGATATAAGTGCTCTTTCAGGGCTAGATCTCTATAGCCTTGGAGCAGAAAATATGAATATACAAGATATAGATGCACTTAGTGATATGACTCATTTGACGAATTTATTTCTTGGAGGTAATAAAATAAAAGATATATCTTGCATAGCTAATTTTAAAAATTTGATAATGCTTACACTAGATGGAAATGATATAAGTGATATTTCAAGTCTTGAAGACTTACACGGATTGCTTACACTTATGCTAAAAGCAAATGAGATAAAGGATATATCACGTTTAAAAAATTTAGATCATCTGATGACACTCACTTTAAGTAACAACAACATAGAAGATGTTTCTTGTATAGGTAATTTACAAGATCTAAAAAGGCTTGAACTAACGAATAACAATATAAAAGATATTTCATTTTTGGAAAAACTAGACTCACTGAAATATTTATATATAGATGGAAATCCTATAGATGACTATTCGGTATTAGAGAGTATACGTGATGAAGCTGAATTTATAGATGTTTTAGGTGGTGATGAATTGGAAATGCAGTCTGGAATAGAGATGAATTTTGAATTATAAATTTTACCAAAGGCTACAAAGTCCACCAATAAGTCAAATTAAGAGCATTAATTAAAGTGAAAATGGCAGAAGTTCAATAACTATGTTAAAATAAAAAATGGATGACTAATGCGAAATGTATCAGATCACTTTATTTTTGTGAATGTAATGAGGATTTATATGGGGGAAAGGGATGAAAACTAAAATATTAGATACAGCAAATTTATATAAATTATACATGCTATCGAAGAGATCATTTTTGATATATTTTATTATAGTATTGTACTATGAGAGCAAGGGACTCAGTTTTACAGAGATAATGCTACTAGGCTC carries:
- a CDS encoding leucine-rich repeat domain-containing protein, translated to MRERTIFAILAIIVLIIIPIEKSADYEEKAPISMSCMNVEREVRTILGKRDGDISKKDLKKIRTLNIESMLVERLADIEKMPNLQKLVLVETCTDNLKALNNNKSLKSLDISKNELTDTELNELSDLDNLEEIYISYNKISDISALAKFKNLRIIFADHNYINDFTALESLENLERLVISGNNVRNEVKLPNLPNLEVINDEDSTYEDIEVQKMGLKYQYLNETDKAITYDNESFNREIEYLKSYGEYIYLNPKLRQKSKEAYKLYVGMKELLEKDSRLDDEFKLRVLSKRYAYRDDFGVYDIEIPYEVKFINKDL
- a CDS encoding leucine-rich repeat domain-containing protein, which translates into the protein MKNKMKFITLLIVAVAVIFVGYKKFEVVAFENVFLEDAVRAEVDKPFGDVLKSDLKLIEHLDATGFHIKKLGPIKYMTNLKILELDRNEIDDFSDLSNMKQLISLAIRHCNLESIDFLRGMNTLEDLYFDFNSVKDISVLSELESLETIYMNENEVEDISALSGLDLYSLGAENMNIQDIDALSDMTHLTNLFLGGNKIKDISCIANFKNLIMLTLDGNDISDISSLEDLHGLLTLMLKANEIKDISRLKNLDHLMTLTLSNNNIEDVSCIGNLQDLKRLELTNNNIKDISFLEKLDSLKYLYIDGNPIDDYSVLESIRDEAEFIDVLGGDELEMQSGIEMNFEL